One Dictyostelium discoideum AX4 chromosome 3 chromosome, whole genome shotgun sequence genomic region harbors:
- the DG1105 gene encoding armadillo-like helical domain-containing protein — protein MSSLDPSLSTTPSTNRRGTFSKAKSFRRAALNLEPQGTPGQPHAFRFLSGEEYSGPDIIENIKKPININIESEEYKTPLFLGANGTLYNKYYIPIKIIGIDEPLPQTGLSPSLSSSSSSSSSPSPPTTTSTTPPPPNNNNNSKQIKKNNSISDLTPYLNFNSTDQIYTSFPESMAFDDYMDYEESLVEWKRQVEQNLGIIQLPHSIGRTYPRPKVIHEQLFRKNSEASNDDSISYDIERKLTDSDIKETNSSVNDDGESFSHSPTLRGNNGSSLSVGGGGDNHDNTSNKDNASSQGTNHGVTLNHPNSGINLRERSNSDTSTGSFEGTQLDGSSPMDGSPSTGSLAGFVANGTRSRTNSITYFDQRNQRSNSLSPKHSMLQSRLADSQSLDSSMYGKMGRSGSGFGMDHESWFLQKDPWDSQLILTEPHPDLFSTYEEYEYAMKNWAHEVITKTSILPPHPGQFIQLPKNSELSTDDGSGGGSGGSGVDGVGGNHQLGGSARHMLEMDFEMAKNQSNWTLRPIIRPIITEETMIFNRILSQSNLKHTEYDHLFSIDQELPPSQVWKTLDSDEKLKITETIDRWYRKKLTIQRQTSTWFRGGLWANHFLMPNIQSGWRESVSKKSSILPPLSLKALRRLDINSEADGKRVEHSFPIPELPINFNKLLAPDMNLQYFLGMLEMPTAHSLSSATGGQQQGGSGGGSGGSGSGSGSGSGLNMSGTSGSSGKSEKDKDKETANYIAMHSINNTTNVGTKEDRRQYTKILQTYEQRLQFSFRLDALNSWSEGGYTPMELQEKKLDIEQLVAAPGFDLQNGVWSLVNNSAHFLDKFQETFDQVDLRLYAPAIPMLPAIVPSVFINAGGGSGGGSGGASGGGISTSSGTSPNIVRPGSSSIGGGQPPSSPHIPSGSSLLSSPPNRQGSTGSFSFIGSPGGGGKISPTNSSSLESPRTQSQLAAVVERGSSPRSHSGGSISTHPNTPSVSSNTFLSLINTDSFPELLKFLDLTNEKLALGKISSLVLLVLTSELKGTMVIENILFSKDLQSLYRLARAISFFDAVPLDLFTYPTHLNEMLTPSIFKGSTQEVVRLVFVYYYLGIIQERLNFFSNNVGILGFVNSSRKDAAERIGIQFQNDREFLYKIFKALGRKSILVSNCFLFVLIQLIKMSESPTVQSLLKGELLTHIRDLSASKFSHSRFAAKRLYQILQEDPWKEFLMASYAESIKKNESQHLTDLTTMKEGPKLAIPSISLISELTFNFCVGVLENINSTPIPKPIYKFILNDSIFFQLCNAIVKCKNFTQSTQIVSKVFASLCKVLAKFNLFKNSDSIKSGGKVDPKKQNDVETGVAISPTLLFEIIGFLQNSSLDNNRYCSIIKTNMLIALRQLLKQSEIFDSIKKEGNLYNKFLIPACRDGKNVEFNRNVWRLFFQMIRFHHGHIEYLEKSKYLNALMDIISLNAGNVVLTNALHYLSKLFSLVSYETRKNALRAPGTLSIDTKYSEKDVKSLLNFFVERSCFIKFHMIYKKLTENTEGIQIDQRLLINITTFYRIISFLPSCQKLLKDTLKNPEYKTGIIQVSKMYKPSETF, from the exons atgTCATCATTAGATCCTTCGCTTAGTACAACACCAAGTACAAATAGAAGAGGTACCTTTTCTAAAGCTAAAAGTTTTAGAAGAGCTGCTTTAAATTTAGAACCACAAGGTACACCTGGACAACCACACGCATTTAGATTCTTAA GTGGTGAGGAATATTCAGGACCAGATATTATAGAGAATATAAAGaaaccaattaatattaatatagaATCAGAGGAATATAAAACACCACTATTTTTAGGAGCAAATGGaacattatataataaatattatataccaattaaaatcattggaATTGATGAACCATTACCACAAACTGgtttatcaccatcattatcatcctcttcatcatcttcatcatcaccatcaccaccaactacaacatctacaacaccaccaccaccaaataataataataatagtaaacaaattaaaaagaataattctATAAGCGATTTAACaccatatttaaattttaattcaaccGATCAAATATATACATCATTTCCAGAGTCAATGGCATTTGATGATTATATGGATTATGAAGAATCATTGGTTGAATGGAAGAGACAAGTCGAACAAAATCTTGGTATAATTCAATTACCACATTCAATTGGTAGAACTTACCCAAGACCAAAGGTAATTCACGAACAATTATTTAGAAAGAATTCAGAAGCATCAAATGATGATTCCATCTCTTATGACATTGAAAGAAAATTAACAGATTCTGATATTAAGGAAACTAATTCCTCagttaatgatgatggtgagtCCTTTTCACATTCTCCAACATTAAGAGGTAACAATGGAAGTTCATTATCAGTTGGTGGCGGCGGTGATAATCATGATAATACctcaaataaagataatgcCTCCTCACAAGGCACCAACCATGGTGTAACATTAAATCATCCAAACTCTGGTATAAATTTACGTGAACGTTCAAATAGTGATACAAGTACAGGATCATTTGAAGGTACACAATTGGATGGATCAAGTCCAATGGATGGTAGTCCAAGTACAGGATCATTGGCAGGATTTGTAGCAAATGGTACAAGAAGTAGAACCAATAGTATTACATATTTCGATCAGAGAAATCAACGTTCCAATTCACTTTCACCCAAACATTCCATGTTACAAAGTCGTCTAGCAGATTCACAATCATTGGATAGTTCAATGTATGGTAAAATGGGTAGATCAGGTTCAGGTTTTGGTATGGATCATGAGAGTTGGTTCCTTCAAAAGGACCCATGGGATTCTCAATTGATTCTAACTGAACCACATCCAGATTTATTCTCAACCTATGAAGAGTATGAATATGCCATGAAGAATTGGGCACATGAAGTTATCACTAAAACTTCAATCCTTCCACCTCATCCAGGTCAATTCATTCAATTACCAAAGAATTCAGAATTATCAACAGAtgatggtagtggtggtggtagtggtggaaGCGGGGTagatggtgttggtggtaatCATCAGTTGGGTGGATCAGCAAGACATATGTTGGAAATGGATTTTGAAATGGCAAAGAATCAATCCAATTGGACACTTCGTCCAATCATTCGTCCAATTATAACAGAGGAAACAATGATATTCAATAGAATTTTATCACAATCCAATTTGAAGCATACAGAGTACGATCATTTGTTCTCAATCGATCAAGAGTTACCACCATCACAAGTTTGGAAAACTTTAGATTCcgatgaaaaattaaagattacAGAAACCATTGATCGTTGGTATAGAAAGAAGTTAACGATTCAACGTCAAACCTCCACTTGGTTTAGAGGTGGTCTTTGGGCAAATCACTTTTTAATGCCAAACATTCAAAGTGGTTGGAGAGAATCAGTATCAAAGAAATCCTCGATCTTACCACCATTATCTTTGAAAGCATTACGTCGTCTCGATATTAATAGTGAGGCAGATGGTAAACGTGTTGAACATTCTTTCCCAATACCAgaattaccaattaatttcaataaactATTAGCACCAGATATGAATCTTCAATACTTTTTAGGTATGCTTGAAATGCCAACCGCTCATAGTTTATCATCAGCAACTGGTGGCCAACAACAAGGTGGTTCTGGTGGTGgcagtggtggtagtggttctGGTAGTGGCAGTGGAAGTGGTTTAAATATGAGTGGTACAAGTGGATCAAGTGGAAAAagtgaaaaagataaagataaagagaCAGCAAACTATATTGCAATGCATTCCATTAACAATACCACCAATGTTGGTACCAAAGAAGATAGACGTCAATATACAAAGATACTTCAAACCTATGAACAGAGATTACAATTTAGTTTTCGTTTGGATGCATTAAATAGTTGGAGTGAAGGCGGTTACACACCAATGGAGCTACAAGAGAAGAAATTAGATATTGAACAGTTGGTTGCAGCACCAGGATTTGACTTACAAAATGGTGTTTGGTCATTGGTTAATAACTCTGCCCACTTTTTAGATAAATTTCAAGAGACATTCGATCAAGTGGATCTAAGATTATATGCACCAGCCATACCAATGTTACCAGCAATTGTACCATCAGTTTTCATCAATgctggtggtggtagtggggGTGGTAGTGGGGGTGCCAGCGGTGGTGGTATTTCCACTTCATCAGGTACTTCACCAAATATAGTTCGTcctggtagtagtagtattggAGGTGGTCAACCACCATCGTCACCACATATTCCAAGTGGCTCATCATTGTTAAGTTCACCACCAAATCGTCAAGGTTCAACAGGTTCATTTAGTTTCATTGGTTCAccaggtggtggtggtaaaatTTCACCAACCAATTCAAGTTCATTGGAATCACCAAGAACACAATCACAATTGGCAGCAGTAGTGGAGCGTGGTTCATCACCAAGAAGTCATTCAGGTGGTAGTATTAGTACACATCCAAATACACCAAGTGTTAGTAGTAATACATTCCTTTCATTGATCAATACCGATAGTTTCCCAGAGTTACTTAAATTTTTGGATCTAACCAATGAGAAATTAGCACTTGGAAAAATATCATCATTGGTATTATTGGTGTTAACCTCTGAATTAAAGGGTACAATGGTCATTGAAAATATTCTCTTTTCAAAAGATTTACAATCCCTCTATAGATTGGCACGTGCCATTTCCTTCTTTGATGCTGTACCATTGGATCTATTCACTTATCCAACCCATTTGAATGAAATGTTAACACCATCCATCTTTAAAGGTTCAACACAAGAAGTGGTCAGATTGGTAtttgtatattattatttaggtATAATTCAAGAGcgtttaaatttcttttcaaaCAATGTTGGTATTCTTGGTTTTGTAAATTCCTCAAGAAAAGATGCAGCCGAAAGAATTGgtattcaatttcaaaatgatAGAGagtttttatataaaatatttaaagcaTTGGGTAGAAAATCAATTTTGGTTAGCAATTGTTTCCTCTTtgtattgattcaattaattaaaatgtcTGAATCACCAACGGTTCAATCATTGTTAAAAGGTGAACTCTTGACACATATCCGTGATTTATCAGCAAGTAAATTCTCACATTCAAGATTCGCAGCTAAAAGATTATATCAAATTCTTCAAGAAGATCCTTGGAAGGAGTTTTTAATGGCTTCATATGCTGAAAGtattaaaaagaatgaatCTCAACATTTAACAGATCTAACCACAATGAAAGAAGGTCCAAAATTAGCAATACCTTCCATTAGTCTCATCTCTGAGTTAACATTTAATTTCTGTGTTGGAGTTTTAGAGAATATCAATAGTACACCAATTCCAAAACCAATCTACAAATTTATATTGAATGATTCAATCTTTTTCCAACTTTGTAATGCAATTgtaaaatgtaaaaatttcACTCAAAGTACACAAATCGTTTCAAAAGTATTCGCTTCACTCTGTAAGGTTTTAGCTaaatttaatcttttcaaaAATAGTGATAGCATTAAAAGTGGTGGTAAAGTTGATCCAAAGAAACAAAACGATGTTGAAACTGGTGTTGCTATTTCTCcaactttattatttgaaattataggttttttacaaaattcttcacttgataataatagatattgttcaataattaaaacaa atatgTTAATTGCATTAagacaattattaaaacaatcaGAAATTTtcgattcaattaaaaaagaaggtaatctttataataaatttttaattccagCATGTAGAGATGGTAAGAATGTTGAATTCAATCGTAATGTTTGGAGATTATTCTTTCAAATGATAAGATTCCATCATGGTCATATTGAATACTTGGAGAAgagtaaatatttaaatgcaTTAATGGATATAATCAGTTTGAATGCTGGTAATGTAGTTTTAACAAATGCACTACATTACCTaagtaaattatttagtttGGTTAGTTATGAAACTAGAAAAAATGCACTTCGTGCACCTGGCACTTTGTCAATCGATACTAAATACAGTGAAAAAGATGTCAAGTCcttattaaatttctttgTAGAACGTTCATGTTTCATTAAATTCCACATGATCTATAAGAAACTCACAGAAAATACTGAAGGCATTCAAATTGATCAAcgtttattaataaatattactACCTTTTATCGTATCATCTCTTTCCTTCCAAGTtgtcaaaaattattaaaagataccCTCAAAAATCCTGAGTATAAGACTGGTATAATTCAAGTTTCAAAAATGTATAAACCAAGTGAAaccttttaa
- a CDS encoding condensin-2 complex subunit D3 encodes MVRKGRNNSNDDDDDSTIGRQSKNNGLDNILDFGISKIPQETLNSIWRGDELPRDGREIANHIANSIKNEQLESVLKYLRMISNNIPELDISTISYSSQQKKHSQQKKQSKKKQNVNNNNKNKNKKKSSKKKKNESEDEEDEENEEEKEKEKEEEEEKEEEEEIFEKMEEDTEVQTSNQFIEFLELNEISVQNLSAILYWLITSTGVKNQEVKFNAASIYSRMIVLARKSFHPFIFRSVMKLFSIKKPEVKTPFSNKEKKDSSKSQSSQSQEDNEEDEEQQEEEEDNDENDDGEKENSNNNNNNNNNNNNNNNNNKELNQKIWLKKVCILLEDIDWLFYRFSLATFSEPLTNSIESIANLARSQNFKKVKSKGLRVNNQLEHDEKNVIDSAFKILANLTQENRHGPLQIVLPIVLKEFINTLTLNPGKIIPPTVPKQLIMDRDFVLTFIHNTLLPNSNTHEHIHILIQHICMRVMDRSEYRNHTVDSITKIFSSLSSHQRFINSFFLAYSKNTKSHFRSFSVEVSLSLLQNFKSIKENFQVEEELLIQQLLGILVNRSSDKVSVVRSKALSCLSILFENIETLDLIKNHLKNVFDLDHYENKNENDADNVQKKMIDSDDEDEKSNNKNNNNNNDNNGKKKPSLLSFLSKRSEDEKSAVRKSALQVLEVISLQNGATKPILNILLKKTNDSSPLVRKQVISTLTLLLKSYPNDMAIIDTWRKAVIPLITDREQTIMDKSLDSINEILFGSILNPQNNNFIWKLLNDISIEMKPYLHKICGLMSSRKMITPQLIKSVQSIIKASKDENISGGWTLFSEISYCCPDKLDQALVIGAWNRLKVQVEDHSLSNEEHAEKVSLLCSVLTVIETLCTSILPLDKSNALFNEIYSMVIKFSYDPTITQLFIIILVKLTTRICKSDGLSKVNSVIADWTNNILKICDERLSKYALPNLLSTTTIKATSSDEENLNKNDDIGGVAQSKKNEKQQQEDRIALYLFTIGEIIQIPQSIIPGRLRIVVQALIAPRLMGDEGEIIPVSIRAHAFITLGKLCLGDDKMAKKCIATFAKELEISESPIIRNNVMVVMCDLCIRYTQLVDNYIPNIAMCLRDPSELVRRQTLVLLTRLLQEDYVKWRGSLFFRFVEALVDPSPIVKQFANYCLMNVLQVKYGTIQGGSSGGAGGAGGAGGAGGAANSNKDHHGNVFFTHFLETIFVLNNCKAHPNYNQLSANPSFSLANIRNAANGNAAQFSHHGQENFEKRMSIYTTFLTNMKDEHRFLTMNRLVKDILLEVSEERFDIEQCYGVVYDTLSILASKDIKLQSINALRSAIENADGEEMSEKQVQTEEAKGKLLTLVQKKAIIESIIPILVELKALFEKKRSNLTRLVVAFFRELFKDYKKELSEFLAANRQLEKEIEYDIKNFNKKQVQSPMKPNQPPPQSSVQSGQTPMKPRRSLGGINGANGSPSVGTPTKPDMSNFLVPQVRTPKPPGTNRRLSIATTTPTLKPFNQPLGRLSVTPMKPSPTTTTTTTTTTTTMPTNSEEPTTPFKQGSNNLFGSNLGGNNNNNNPIVNSTPIRSAMRHSIGGIPSSALKPNHSTPSSVRFNDIEPIPPPKFTTIPSSIPIRIPMEVKNSLGADIVLPNPDKPPTIQKWNINIGNDDDADKKMKDVEEEEEEEEEEEKEEKEKKSEDEEIVQKKRGRKPQPTSKTQKTRTSLKEKTVNKKSQDQSEKENEEEKEVILPKRNKKTSSTSTTMTTRSRRQPIEQEEQEEEEIVQVKKRGKTSKSKITPTTTTKKRK; translated from the exons ATGGTCAGAAAGGGtcgtaataatagtaatgatgatgatgacgatagTACTATAGGTAGACAGTCAAAGAATAATGGACTTGATAATATATTAGATTTTGGAATCTCTAAAATACCACAAGaaacattaaattcaatttggaGAGGTGATGAATTACCAAGAGATGGAAGGGAAATTGCTAATCATATTGCCAATAGTATAAAGAATGAACAATTAGAATcagttttaaaatatttaagaaTGATATCAAACAATATACCAGAATTAGATATTTCAACTATAAGTTATTCatcacaacaaaaaaaacattcacaacaaaagaaacaatcaaaaaagaaacaaaatgtaaataataataataaaaataaaaataaaaagaaatcttcaaaaaagaaaaaaaatgaaagtgaagatgaagaggatgaagaaaatgaagaagaaaaagaaaaagaaaaagaagaagaggaagaaaaagaagaggaagaggaaatttttgaaaaaatggaAGAAGATACGGAAGTACAAACATCTAATcaatttattgaatttttagaattaaatgaaatatcaGTTCAAAATTTATCAGCAATATTATATTGGTTAATAACAAGTACTGGTGTAAAGAATCAAGAGGTTAAATTTAATGCTGCTTCCATTTATTCTCGTATGATTGTTTTAGCAAGAAAATCATTTCATCCATTCATTTTCAGATCagtaatgaaattattttcaataaaaaaaccaGAAGTAAAGacaccattttcaaataaagagaaaaaagattCTTCTAAATCGCAatcatcacaatcacaaGAAGATAATGAAGAGGACGAggaacaacaagaagaagaagaagataatgatgaaaatgatgatggtgaaaaggaaaatagtaataataataataataataataataataataataataataataataataataaagaattaaatcaaaaaatttggttaaaaaaagtttgtatATTATTAGAAGATATAGATTGGTTATTTTATAGATTTTCATTGGCAACATTTAGTGAACCATTAaccaattcaattgaatcgATTGCAAATCTTGCACGTAGTCAAAACTTTAAAAAGGTTAAATCTAAAGGTCTGAGAGTTAATAACCAATTGGAGCACGATGAAAAGAATGTAATTGATTCAGCATTCAAGATATTGGCTAATTTAACCCAAGAGAATAGACATGGACCATTACAAATTGTATTACCAATCGTTTTGAAAGAATTTATCAATACTCTCACATTAAATCCTGGTAAAATCATACCACCAACCGTcccaaaacaattaattatgGATCGTGATTTCGTTTTAACATTCATTCATAATACtttattaccaaattcaaaCACTCATGAACATATtcatattttaattcaaCATATTTGTATGAGGGTAATGGATCGTTCAGAATATAGAAATCATACAGTTGATTCAATcactaaaatattttcaagtCTTTCTTCTCATCAAAGATTTATAAATAGTTTCTTTTTAGCTTATTCTAAAAATACAAAa AGTCATTTTAGATCATTTTCAGTTGAAGTATCACTTTCattattacaaaattttaaatcaattaaagaaaatttcCAAGTTGAGGAAGAGttattaattcaacaactTTTAGGTATACTTGTAAATAGATCATCTGATAAAGTTTCGGTTGTTCGTTCAAAAGCACTTTCTTGtctttcaatattatttgaaaatatagaAACTTTggatttaatcaaaaatcatttaaaaaatgtatttGATCTTGATcattatgaaaataaaaatgaaaatgatgctGATAATgttcaaaagaaaatgatagattctgatgatgaagatgaaaaatcaaataataaaaataacaataataataatgataataatggaaagaagaaaccatcattattatcattccTTTCAAAGAGATCAGAAGATGAAAAGAGTGCAGTTAGAAAATCAGCATTACAAGTATTAGAAGTTATATCTTTACAAAATGGTGCAacaaaaccaattttaaatattttattaaagaaaacAAATGATTCATCACCATTAGTACGTAAACAAGTTATTTCAACACTCActctattattaaaatcatatcCAAATGATATGGCAATCATTGATACTTGGAGAAAAGCTGTAATACCATTAATCACTGATAGAGAACAAACTATTATGGATAAATCTTTAGATtctattaatgaaattttatttggttcaattttaaatcctCAAAA taataattttatttggaaattattaaatgatatttcAATTGAGATGAAACCATATTTACACAAGATTTGTGGATTAATGTCATCAAGAAAAATGATAACACCACAATTGATAAAGAGTGttcaatcaattattaaagcATCAAAGGATGAAAATATTTCAGGTGGTTGGACATTATTTTCAGAGATTTCATATTGTTGTCCTGATAAATTGGATCAAGCATTAGTAATTGGTGCTTGGAATAGATTAAAAGTACAAGTTGAAGATCATTCATTATCCAATGAAGAACATGCGGAAAAAGTATCATTATTATGCTCAGTTTTAACGGTTATTGAAACTTTATGTACTAGTATCTTACCATTGGATAAATCCAATGCATTATTCAATGAAATCTATTCAATggttattaaattttcatatgATCCAACCATTACTCAATTATTCATAATCATTTTAGTAAAATTAACAACCAGAATTTGTAAGTCTGATGGTTTATCAAAAGTTAATAGTGTAATTGCTGATTGGaccaataatattttaaagatttgtGATGAAAGGTTATCAAAATATGCACttccaaatttattatcaactaCAACAATCAAAGCAACCTCAAGCGATGAAGAGAAtcttaataaaaatgatgatattggTGGCGTAGcacaatcaaaaaagaatgaaaaacaacaacaagaagataGAATTgcattatatttatttacaattggtgaaattattcaaataccACAATCAATAATACCAGGTAGATTAAGAATTGTGGTACAAGCATTGATTGCACCAAGATTAATGGGTGATGAAGGTGAAATTATTCCAGTATCAATTCGTGCTCATGCATTTATTACTTTGGGTAAACTATGTTTAGGTGATGATAAAATGGCAAAGAAATGTATTGCAACCTTTGCAAAGGAACTCGAGATATCCGAATCTCCAATCATTAGAAACAATGTTATGGTGGTAATGTGTGATCTTTGTATTAGATACACTCAATTAGTCGATAACTATATACCAAATATTGCAATGTGTTTAAGGGATCCAAGCGAATTGGTTAGAAGACAAACATTGGTATTATTGACACGTTTACTTCAAGAGGATTATGTAAAATGGAGAGGTTCTTTATTCTTTCGTTTTGTTGAGGCATTGGTTGATCCATCACCAATCGTTAAACAATTTGCAAACTATTGCTTAATGAATGTATTACAAGTTAAATATGGCACAATTCAAGGTGGATCAAGTGGTGGTGCTGGAGGTGCTGGTGGTGCTGGTGGTGCTGGTGGTGCtgcaaattcaaataaagatCATCATGGAAATGTATTTTTTACTCATTTCCTCGAGACTATTTTCGTATTGAACAACTGTAAAGCTCATCCAAACTATAATCAATTATCAGCAAATccatcattttcattggCAAATATTCGTAATGCTGCCAATGGTAATGCAGCTCAATTTTCACATCATGGTCAAGAGAATTTCGAAAAGAGAATGTCAATCTATACAACTTTTCTTACAAATATGAAAGATGAACATAGATTCCTTACAATGAATAGATTGGTAAAAGATATCCTATTGGAAGTCTCTGAAGAAAGATTTGATATTGAACAATGCTATGGTGTAGTCTATGATACTCTCTCAATTTTAGCttcaaaagatattaaacTTCAATCAATCAATGCTTTAAGATCTGCAATTGAAAATGCTGATGGTGAAGAAATGTCAGAGAAACAAGTACAAACCGAAGAGGCAAaaggtaaattattaacacTTGTTCAAAAGAAAGCAATCATTGAAAGTATCATTCCAATTTTGGTTGAACTTAAAGCCTTATTCGAGAAGAAAAGATCAAATTTAACTCGTTTGGTAGTTGCATTCTTTAGAGAGTTATTtaaagattataaaaaagaattatcgGAATTTCTTGCTGCCAATAGACAATTGGAGAAGGAAATTGaatatgatattaaaaattttaataagaAACAAGTTCAATCACCAATGAAACCAaatcaaccaccaccacaatcaTCTGTACAATCTGGTCAAACACCAATGAAACCACGTCGTAGTCTTGGTGGTATAAATGGTGCAAATGGTTCCCCCTCAGTTGGTACACCAACTAAACCTGATATGTCCAATTTCTTGGTACCACAAGTTCGTACTCCTAAACCACCTGGCACAAATAGACGTTTATCAATTGCTACAACTACTCCAACATTGAAACCATTTAATCAACCATTAGGTAGACTTTCTGTAACTCCAATGAAACcttcaccaacaacaacaacaacaacaacaacaacaacaacaacaatgcCAACAAATTCAGAAGAACCAACTACACCATTCAAACAAGgaagtaataatttatttggttcaaatttaggtggtaataataataataataatccaatagTTAATAGTACACCAATTAGATCAGCTATGAGACATAGTATTGGTGGAATTCCTTCATCAGCATTAAAACCAAATCATTCAACCCCATCATCAGTTAGATTCAATGATATTGAACCAATTCCACCACCAAAATTCACTACTATTCCATCTTCAATTCCTATTAGAATTCCAATGGAagttaaaaattctttaggTGCCGATATTGTACTTCCAAATCCTGACAAACCTCCAACTATTCAAAAATGGAATATAAATATTggaaatgatgatgatgctgataaaaaaatgaaagatgttgaagaagaagaagaagaagaggaagaagaagaaaaagaagaaaaagaaaaaaaatcagaGGATGAAGAAAttgtacaaaaaaaaagaggtaGAAAGCCACAACCAACAtcaaaaacacaaaaaactAGAACTTccttaaaagaaaaaactgTAAATAAGAAATCACAAGACCAAtcagaaaaagaaaatgaagagGAAAAAGAAGTTATATTAcctaaaagaaataaaaaaacttctTCAACCTCCACCACAATGACCACTAGAAGTAGAAGGCAACCAATCGAGCAAGAAGAacaagaggaagaagaaattGTACAAGTTAAAAAAAGGGGTAAAACATCAAAATCAAAGATTACTCCAACTACAaccacaaaaaaaagaaaataa